The Elusimicrobiota bacterium genome includes the window TAAGGCACGCGGTATTCGCAAGGATAAGCGTTTTGTATTTCTTAAGTTTTTCGGTTAATAAATCGTTATCCATAATAATATCAAACTGCACATGCGCCTGCGCTAATGCGTTGTACACTCCAATATACGATCCGTCAGTAATACCGTCGCATATAGCCTTACGTTTAGCAGTATCCTCCGGTGTCAACGTCGACGCTGTATCTACCACCAACCCTTCCTCTTTCCCAGACCCAACTTTTTCATATAACGTTTTGATATTACTTAAATAATACTTTTTTGTCTGGTCACTGCTTAGCACTGCAACATCCGCAACGGGTTGTGTATCAGTAAAATATTCTTCATTATCTTCAATAAAACCCTGTATACGGTTTACCGGTTGTATCAACGCTTTAGGGTTTTGCTCAATTGCATAGTCAAACACTGCAAACCACGGATTTGCCCCGCAGGCAACAGTTTGCGCAATCGAAAGTTCAATCTCCAATGGCGGTAACGGCAGGTAATGCCATGCGCCTAACGCGTAATGAGTATACACAATCGCGGGTAACGTACCTGATGTAAGATACTTCGCTGCCATCGACGAAAAATAGGGTGATGTATTACTACCAAGACCGATAAACGCTTCCGCACTGTTAACATCCTGATATAACTGCAACTTTTCCTGTTGCCGTCCGGTATTCCGTGTTCCCGCAGAGAACGACCCGCCGTTTAGGTAAATCACAGCATCAGGATTGATTGATTTTACTGCGGCTTGCGCATCACGTAGATAGAACGCAAGCGAATCATTGCGAAACTCAACCAACTGTTTCCACGCAAGGTTGCTCCAGTTTTCCGTTCTTGGAATCTCCGCACCGTACTTCTCTTTAAACTGTTTCGCGCAATATGTACAGAAACATGCCCGAGGAAATACTACGGGCCCGTCAAGGAAAACACCGGCGATACCGGTCCGCATAATTTCTTTTAGCATCTCATACGACCAGTCACGCCACGGGCTGTTCACGCACATTGTTGTACCATTACCGTATAGAGGATATATCCGTCCGTATGGACGCCCATCGGCAAGCATTTGTTCCCAATCCTTATGTTGATCACCAAACTCGTAATTAAACCAGTGAAGGTTGGTGTATGCAAGGACTTTAATACCATTAGCTTCCGCATGCGGGAGATAATCTCGCAGAGTGTCAAAATTACCCAACACTTTCGCTTTCTCATACTTTGGAGTGTTAAATGTAACAATATGCCCCGACCCGGGTGAACACGCAAGGTTTGCCATCACCCATTGAACGTTACACCGATACTTTGTCCTCACCTCTTTCGCAACCTTTGCAAGATTCTTTTTTGCGAACCGCTGAACTTCTGTGATGTAGTCCAACCTCATGATCCGCATCGGTTTGTTTACCCAGTTTTTGCTCATACAACAACAACTTCCTCTCTTATTTATTACTTAATAACCACAACTTCGTAATCCCCGACTGTTGATAGTTTGAATGTCACATACCCGGCTTTCACAACGGATTTAATCTTTTTCCCAGCTGCCAATACACGGACATCCGACTTTTTCCCGCTAAACTTCACTCCTATTTCCATGTCATACACTTGAACAATATCTTCTACAGGCCGCGAGATCCGAGTGGTCCAGTTGAGGATATGCAGGACAATAGTCCCGTCGTCAAGTTTGCGGAGGTTAAACTCTACCGACTTCGGTGCATTAGTTTTCAGTTGTAACGGCTGGCTCCACTTGACCGCGTTTGCGACGAACTCGCGGATATCACGGATTCTGTACTTGTAAAACAACACTCCAACAAGGCCGGAGAAATACACGACTTTCCCTTTACCATACTCCCCGACAACTAAGCCGGGTAGGTCCGACGTCCCAACGAACGAGTGGTACCTATGCGGGATCGGGTTCATCAGTTGAGTCAATACCTGGTAATCCGTGTTTTTCTTTAACTTCACCTTAAAATTGTAGTGCGGTATCGGCAGATAATTCCCTACGGTATTGCTGCTTGTAACCTTATGTTTTTTTATAATCTTCTGGTAATCCCGAACAGTCTGGAAAACATTATCTTCCTTCGCAAAAGGTTCAATAACAGCGTTCAAACATTTAAGCTGATATTCATGCATACGTTTGCCAAACTCGTCGTATAACGACGCTTCAAATGACGTGATTACTGTCCCTCCATTTGCGACAAAAGCGTCTACGATCTTGATTTGGTTTGCGTTCATCGCCGCAGCGTTCGGCATAATCAACGTTTTATATTTTTTGAGGTCACCGCTTTCGATGTTGACATTCCCAATAACGTCGAACGGTATATGCGCCTGTGTCAACATTTCGTAGAACCCGCGGAAGCAGGACTGGTACTCCTTATTCGCCTGGGTCGCTTGAATTTCGTAATGATGCGTTCCCGCCGCACCGCCAAGCGTAGCTTTAGTATAATAATCCTCTGTATGGTTCGACCACAGGATCGCAACGTTATTCGCTGATTCTGTGAGGAAATACTTTTCGTTCTTATGGATAAACCCGAACATATCGTTGATCGGTTTCATTTTCGCGGTATCGTTAACCATCTGGTAATCATCGATCGTTACAAACGGATACGCACCGTTAGCCGCGGTTTCTGCGATCAACAACCGCATATCTGCCGTAGGTAACGTGTAATAATCCCATGTTTTGTGGCCGTAACAAAGATATATCGTTGCGGTTTTATCATCCCGCGCGATTGCGCGTTCGTACTTCGCCGCAGCGCCTGCACCCCAGATGGGTACTGTTATAGGCTCGCCGTAAAATACGAAATGTTCCGCACCAATGTTCTCGGAATAATCGCGCAGTTCCTCCGCGCCAAGGCAGTTGAACCACGTGGTGTTGAGCACCACGCTGTTTTTGTAGATCGGAATCCGACGGATTTTGTGTACTACCTCGTGCATCAACGCGAGGTAGTTTCGCATAGAATCGTAACGGAACTTGAGGAACGCGTACCAAATCTCTGAATTCCAGTCCGATGCAACGGGCATTTCAGCACCGGTTTGTTTCTTAAACATTTCCTTGCAAACCGGGCAGTAACATGTTCCTTGAAAAACTGCAGGACCGTCTAGGAATATACCGTCAATC containing:
- a CDS encoding alpha-amylase family protein; the protein is MSKNWVNKPMRIMRLDYITEVQRFAKKNLAKVAKEVRTKYRCNVQWVMANLACSPGSGHIVTFNTPKYEKAKVLGNFDTLRDYLPHAEANGIKVLAYTNLHWFNYEFGDQHKDWEQMLADGRPYGRIYPLYGNGTTMCVNSPWRDWSYEMLKEIMRTGIAGVFLDGPVVFPRACFCTYCAKQFKEKYGAEIPRTENWSNLAWKQLVEFRNDSLAFYLRDAQAAVKSINPDAVIYLNGGSFSAGTRNTGRQQEKLQLYQDVNSAEAFIGLGSNTSPYFSSMAAKYLTSGTLPAIVYTHYALGAWHYLPLPPLEIELSIAQTVACGANPWFAVFDYAIEQNPKALIQPVNRIQGFIEDNEEYFTDTQPVADVAVLSSDQTKKYYLSNIKTLYEKVGSGKEEGLVVDTASTLTPEDTAKRKAICDGITDGSYIGVYNALAQAHVQFDIIMDNDLLTEKLKKYKTLILANTACLSDAQVKKVMEYVSAGGSVVNMFESGGYDEWGNPRDKNVLLTSLCGVKSIDGMYPTSPFEQYIKKVASGDKSIDAQISAVSDYDLIPRPAYCFNTKVAEDCVVPLRYMQPTAGAYTTLQPVSDYPAMVVHKHGKGAVVYFPNLIASAISQFRDHSQENVLVAAVRIALQNKLVVETTAPVSVEMYIRQKNGGKQVIVHMINLTADRPRLARETIPVRNFEVILHRPGLSKVKKLGSMKSVTAQHLDNGDGIKFKVGILELYDVYIVE
- a CDS encoding beta-galactosidase trimerization domain-containing protein; this translates as MQKVINHMKHLFNDPRFHRFLWFSACSQDTKILDPKRIIEVSKKANATVIHYPATGSSSPDTVRAFYNSKVIEKAPWIGNRDFFGEVVNLGHKNNMKVIAYFNGHWFPDSFINEHPSWSLIMADGKKFSLGFSYGGGAPCVNVPEFQKYSTDVLTELTVNYPIDGIFLDGPAVFQGTCYCPVCKEMFKKQTGAEMPVASDWNSEIWYAFLKFRYDSMRNYLALMHEVVHKIRRIPIYKNSVVLNTTWFNCLGAEELRDYSENIGAEHFVFYGEPITVPIWGAGAAAKYERAIARDDKTATIYLCYGHKTWDYYTLPTADMRLLIAETAANGAYPFVTIDDYQMVNDTAKMKPINDMFGFIHKNEKYFLTESANNVAILWSNHTEDYYTKATLGGAAGTHHYEIQATQANKEYQSCFRGFYEMLTQAHIPFDVIGNVNIESGDLKKYKTLIMPNAAAMNANQIKIVDAFVANGGTVITSFEASLYDEFGKRMHEYQLKCLNAVIEPFAKEDNVFQTVRDYQKIIKKHKVTSSNTVGNYLPIPHYNFKVKLKKNTDYQVLTQLMNPIPHRYHSFVGTSDLPGLVVGEYGKGKVVYFSGLVGVLFYKYRIRDIREFVANAVKWSQPLQLKTNAPKSVEFNLRKLDDGTIVLHILNWTTRISRPVEDIVQVYDMEIGVKFSGKKSDVRVLAAGKKIKSVVKAGYVTFKLSTVGDYEVVVIK